CCGTCTCGACGGCTTCACGCAACGCGGGCAGGCGCGTCGCGGGTGACGGCGCGGCCAACACCGCGTACCGGTCGGCGGGGTTCATCGGCAGCACCGTCGCCAGCGCGTACAGCCGACTTCCCGGGTCTTCCGGCATATCACCGAAGACGGCGTCGCGCGGAGGCGTCGGCGTGTTCCGGGCCGAGGCGATGCGCTCCATCAGCCGCATGATCTGATCCTCGACCGCCCCGATGTCGTCGGCCGTGACGCCCCCGGGTTCATCGGGCCACAACTCGATCGCCGCACGCGGATAGGGATCGTCGGGCAGCCATTCGGTGACCCGGAACCGTTCCCGCACAACGCATCTGAGTTGGTACTGGCCGTTCCCGTGATCTGCGAAGGTGACGATGTGGGCGAGCGCGCCAATGTCCTCGCGTTCATCGTCGCCGCCCACTTCGCGTCCTCGGGCGATGAGCACGACACCGAACGCCGGGTCGTCGGCGGCCAGGCAATCCCGCACCAGTGCGCCGTAACGCGGTTCGAACACCCGCAATGGCAGTGCCTCGCCCGGCAGGAAGGCGGACTGCAGCGGGAACATCGGTGTCTGCATCACGAACTCGTTATGTGTCGGTGTCGAGTTCTGCGACAAGGGCGTCGACGACGGCCCGCAGGTCGCCGTCGTGTTCCTCGGCGACGCGGCGCTGTCGCTGATACGACCCGCCCACCCGGGGGATGTCGGCGACGCGGGCCAGTTCCTCAGTGCACTCCAGCGATCGTGCGACGGGCTCCAGCCGGGTCAGCAGGTCGTCGAGGTCCTCGGTGACCAGGCGTTCGTTGCTCTCGTCGTCGAGGATGATGATCGCGTCGAGACCGTACCGCGCGGCCCGCCACTTGTTCTCCTGCACATGCCAGGGCGGCATGGTCGGCAGCGCTTCACCCGCGTCGAGGCGCCGGTCGAGGTCCACGATCAGGCAGTGCGTGAGTGCGACGAGCGCCGAGAGTTCCCGAATGTTGGAGACGCCGTCGAAGATCCGCACCTCGATGGTGCCCAGATGCGGCGACGGCCGGATGTCCCACCGGACCTCGTTGATGTGGTCGATGATGCCGGTCTTCTTCTGATCGGCGACGAAACCTTCGAACTCCGACCAGGTCTGGAACTGGAAAGGCAGGCCCGCGGTGGGCAACTGCTGGAACATCATCGACCGGTTGCTGGCGTAACCGGTGTCCTCGCCCTCCCACCACGGCGAGGACGCCGACAGCGCGAGCAGGTGCGGGTAATGGTTGAGCAGCGACGAGATGATCGGCATGACCTTGTGCGCCGACGACACCCCGACATGCACGTGCACACCCCAGATCAGCATCTGCCGGCCCCACCACTGCGTGCGCTTGATCAGTTCGGCGTACCGCGGCGCGTCGGTGAGCTGCTGCGTGGACCACGTGGCGAAGGGATGCGTTCCGGCACAGAACAATTCCATGCCCTGGCCGCGCACCACCTGTTGAACGGTGCGCAGCGTCGAGTGGATGTCGTCCATCGCCTCGGCCGAATTACGGCAGATGCCGGTGACCACCTCGATGGTGTTGCGCAGCAGTTCCTTGTGAACGTGCGGGTTCTCGCCGAGTTCAGCGATCACCTGCGCAGCTTCGTTGCTCAGGTCCCGGGTGGCGGCGTCGACGAGAGCGAACTCCCATTCGACGCCGACCGTCGGCCGGTAGGAGCCGGCGAAATCGATCCGGTTCCGGTGGGGGTCGAACCGACTACTCGCCGGTGATGACACCACAGGCCACCCGCTTGCCCGCGTCACCGGTGGCCATGGTGGTTTCGTCGGGGCCGGGCGTTCCGTTGACCTGGTTGTAGCGCTCCGGCGGGATGTTGGCGAAGTTGTCGGCCTTCTCGTGGATGATGATCGCGGTCTTGCCGCCGGCCAACAGGTCCTCTTCGGTGAAGGCGTCGGTGGTGGTCACCAGCTTGGCCGAGCCGTCCTCGCGCACCTGCAGCGAGCTCAGGTCGCCGCTGGCGGGGTGTCCGCTGTGGCCGGGCACCTGGAAGTGGCCACCGGCGGAGTTGAAGTCGCCGGGCGCGCCACCGTTGGGCGCCACCGAGTTCGGCTCACACTTGCCGACCGAGTGGATGTGCAGACCGTGGAAGCCGGGAGCCAGCTTGCCGGTGCCGGTGGTCTCCACCGTCACCGTCGCGTACCCGGAGCTGAACTCGAACGTCGCGGTCGCGACCTCAGCACCCGAGGCGTCGTTGATCGGCACCAGCAGCGAACCGGCCGCCGCACCGTGGCCGCCTTCCGACCCATGCCCACCGGGAGTCGACGGCGCCGGCGAACCGGTCCAGATCGACGGGGTGGTCGCCGGGGCGTCGCTGGGAACCTGTCCCGGCGGCGAGCACGCTGCCAGGAGCGCGACAGGGGCGGCAAGGACTGCGACTGAGGCGGATTTCACGGCGGTCTTGACCATGCGCAGCAGCTTATCCTGTGACCACAACAACAACGCCCGGCGGTTGGTCCAAGACCTGGGGATCCGGAATCCGGGCTTCCACTGGGGCCTCCAGAATCCGCCCGACTTCCTCAGCGGCTTCGCGCTCGCCCTCCGCGGGGCCGTAGAACACTGTGGTGACCGGGACGTCGGGCAGCGTCAGGTTGCCGGTCTCGGTGACGTTCCAGCCCTCGTCGCGCAGTCGCGTGGCGGTGCGATCGGCCGCGCCGGCCACCTCAGAGATGTTGTAGACCCGCACATCGGCCCTGGGCGCGTCGGGCGCGGCCTCGTCCGACTCGGGGGCCGGCGCCGGCGCCGCCGAGGTCGTCACGGTGGGGGTCGACGCGGTGTCGTCGCTGGAGTCGTCTCCCGAGCCCAGCGCCTGGAATCCGACGAGCAGAAAGACGACGCCGAGGA
The DNA window shown above is from Mycolicibacterium confluentis and carries:
- a CDS encoding LON peptidase substrate-binding domain-containing protein, whose protein sequence is MQTPMFPLQSAFLPGEALPLRVFEPRYGALVRDCLAADDPAFGVVLIARGREVGGDDEREDIGALAHIVTFADHGNGQYQLRCVVRERFRVTEWLPDDPYPRAAIELWPDEPGGVTADDIGAVEDQIMRLMERIASARNTPTPPRDAVFGDMPEDPGSRLYALATVLPMNPADRYAVLAAPSPATRLPALREAVETVAAMVEFQLSGD
- a CDS encoding LytR C-terminal domain-containing protein, with translation MNERVPDSSGLPLRAMVMVLLFLGVVFLLVGFQALGSGDDSSDDTASTPTVTTSAAPAPAPESDEAAPDAPRADVRVYNISEVAGAADRTATRLRDEGWNVTETGNLTLPDVPVTTVFYGPAEGEREAAEEVGRILEAPVEARIPDPQVLDQPPGVVVVVTG
- the sodC gene encoding superoxide dismutase[Cu-Zn] is translated as MVKTAVKSASVAVLAAPVALLAACSPPGQVPSDAPATTPSIWTGSPAPSTPGGHGSEGGHGAAAGSLLVPINDASGAEVATATFEFSSGYATVTVETTGTGKLAPGFHGLHIHSVGKCEPNSVAPNGGAPGDFNSAGGHFQVPGHSGHPASGDLSSLQVREDGSAKLVTTTDAFTEEDLLAGGKTAIIIHEKADNFANIPPERYNQVNGTPGPDETTMATGDAGKRVACGVITGE
- a CDS encoding glutamate--cysteine ligase, with amino-acid sequence MVSSPASSRFDPHRNRIDFAGSYRPTVGVEWEFALVDAATRDLSNEAAQVIAELGENPHVHKELLRNTIEVVTGICRNSAEAMDDIHSTLRTVQQVVRGQGMELFCAGTHPFATWSTQQLTDAPRYAELIKRTQWWGRQMLIWGVHVHVGVSSAHKVMPIISSLLNHYPHLLALSASSPWWEGEDTGYASNRSMMFQQLPTAGLPFQFQTWSEFEGFVADQKKTGIIDHINEVRWDIRPSPHLGTIEVRIFDGVSNIRELSALVALTHCLIVDLDRRLDAGEALPTMPPWHVQENKWRAARYGLDAIIILDDESNERLVTEDLDDLLTRLEPVARSLECTEELARVADIPRVGGSYQRQRRVAEEHDGDLRAVVDALVAELDTDT